A portion of the Kiritimatiellia bacterium genome contains these proteins:
- the alr gene encoding alanine racemase, with protein sequence MDPSWVEIDAAALRDNLRAIRTALPERTEVILVVKADAYGHSAREVARLATEGGVRWLAVAHAAELKEVRAAAPRARLLVLGPILPHQTAEVLRRGATPIVAGLEHGRALAAEARRRRKRLTVHLKIDTGMGRIGFGWASATEEIRPLFGERGLFIEGICTHLARVEAGEGDPAAAQLQRFREIVMAAESFAGRKLFQHVSSSRAALLHPEWDFDAIRPGLIAYGYGAADPTGRIVTRPVLQWKCRVVHVRRVPAGTPVGYYGTYVTPAATTLAVVSAGYADGYLRALSNRAHVLIGGRRCRVVGRVSMNWITVDAGLYANVRPGDEVVLIGRQGNQEIWADELATLARTIPYEILVGIRATIPRRVI encoded by the coding sequence ATGGATCCCTCCTGGGTGGAGATTGACGCGGCGGCGCTCCGCGACAACCTTCGCGCGATCCGTACCGCGCTGCCCGAACGCACGGAGGTGATTCTGGTCGTCAAGGCGGATGCCTACGGGCATAGCGCGCGGGAGGTTGCGCGGTTGGCCACGGAGGGAGGTGTGCGGTGGCTGGCGGTCGCACATGCGGCCGAATTGAAGGAGGTTCGCGCAGCGGCGCCCCGGGCGCGGCTGCTGGTGCTCGGCCCGATCTTGCCGCATCAGACCGCGGAAGTGCTGCGGCGCGGCGCAACGCCGATCGTCGCCGGTCTGGAGCATGGCCGTGCGCTCGCCGCTGAGGCCCGCCGCCGCCGAAAGCGGTTGACGGTGCACTTAAAGATCGACACCGGTATGGGCCGGATCGGGTTTGGGTGGGCCAGCGCGACGGAAGAGATTCGGCCGCTGTTCGGCGAGCGAGGCCTTTTCATCGAGGGCATCTGCACGCATTTGGCACGAGTCGAGGCCGGAGAGGGTGATCCGGCCGCGGCGCAGCTGCAGCGATTCCGGGAGATTGTGATGGCCGCCGAGTCGTTCGCGGGCCGGAAACTTTTTCAGCACGTCTCGAGCAGCCGGGCGGCGCTGCTGCATCCCGAGTGGGATTTCGATGCGATCCGGCCTGGACTGATTGCCTATGGGTATGGCGCGGCCGACCCCACCGGGCGGATCGTGACGCGCCCGGTGTTGCAGTGGAAATGCCGGGTTGTCCACGTGCGCCGGGTGCCCGCAGGGACGCCGGTCGGCTACTATGGCACCTACGTAACGCCGGCGGCAACAACCCTCGCAGTGGTCTCCGCCGGTTATGCGGATGGCTACCTCCGCGCGCTCAGCAACCGCGCTCACGTATTGATTGGCGGGCGCCGCTGCCGGGTGGTCGGGCGGGTCAGCATGAACTGGATCACTGTTGACGCGGGCCTCTACGCGAATGTACGACCCGGCGACGAGGTGGTGCTGATCGGTCGGCAAGGGAACCAGGAAATCTGGGCGGACGAGCTGGCCACGTTAGCGCGTACGATTCCGTACGAAATCCTCGTCGGCATTCGCGCAACGATTCCTCGCCGCGTCATTTGA
- the dnaK gene encoding molecular chaperone DnaK has translation MSKVLGIDLGTTNSCMAVMEGGQPVVIPNAEGGRTTPSVVAFTKSGERLVGQAARRQAVTNPKNTIFSIKRFMGRRYDEVQQEIKLVPYEVVRAPNGDAHVRVGDRVYSPPEISAMILQKMKADAEAFLGEKITQAVITVPAYFNDSQRQATKDAGRIAGLEVLRIINEPTAASLAYGLDKKKDETIAVYDLGGGTFDISILEIGEGVFEVKATNGDTHLGGDDFDQVIIQWLLQEFRREQGIDLSKDPMALQRLKDAAEKAKCELSTAQQTEINLPFIAAGSDGEPKHLNVTLTRAKLEQLVDHLIERSVEPVRNCLKDAGLSFSDIDEVVLVGGMTRMPKVQERVKALFGRDPHKGVNPDEVVAVGAAIQGGVLKGEVKDVLLLDVTPLTLGIETLGGVFTPLIERNTTIPTRKSQIFSTAADGQTTVEIHVLQGERKMAADNKTIGRFLLDGIPPAPRGVPQIEVTFDIDANGILNVSAKDLGTGKEQKITITASSGLDKAEIERLVREAEAHAAEDQRRREEVETRNQADSLAYSTEKALKEYGDKLSAEAKHRVEDAVKRLREAIDRKEGTEALRRAMEEVNRQMQAASTELYSQARRTGASGGAAGSGGASGGGASAGRRERDDGVIDADFTMVDDKKP, from the coding sequence ATGTCGAAGGTTCTGGGCATTGATCTGGGCACGACGAACTCGTGCATGGCGGTGATGGAGGGCGGGCAGCCGGTCGTAATTCCGAACGCGGAGGGCGGCCGGACGACGCCCTCGGTGGTGGCCTTCACCAAGAGTGGCGAGCGACTGGTCGGGCAGGCGGCGCGCCGCCAGGCGGTGACGAACCCGAAGAACACGATTTTTTCGATCAAACGGTTCATGGGCCGCCGCTACGACGAGGTGCAGCAGGAGATCAAGCTCGTGCCCTACGAGGTGGTGCGTGCACCGAACGGCGATGCGCACGTGCGGGTGGGGGATCGGGTGTACTCGCCGCCAGAAATCTCCGCGATGATTCTGCAGAAGATGAAGGCAGATGCGGAGGCGTTTCTGGGGGAGAAGATCACGCAGGCGGTGATCACCGTGCCGGCCTACTTCAATGACAGCCAGCGGCAGGCGACGAAGGATGCGGGCCGCATCGCCGGGCTCGAGGTGTTGCGCATCATCAACGAGCCGACCGCCGCGTCGCTCGCGTACGGGCTGGACAAAAAGAAGGACGAGACGATCGCGGTGTACGACCTGGGCGGCGGCACCTTCGACATCTCGATTCTCGAGATCGGCGAGGGTGTGTTCGAGGTGAAGGCGACCAACGGCGATACGCATCTGGGCGGCGACGATTTCGACCAGGTCATCATCCAGTGGCTGCTGCAGGAGTTCCGTCGCGAGCAGGGCATTGACCTCTCGAAGGACCCGATGGCGCTGCAGCGGCTGAAGGATGCGGCGGAGAAGGCGAAGTGTGAGCTGTCGACCGCGCAGCAAACGGAGATCAACCTTCCGTTCATCGCGGCCGGCAGCGATGGCGAGCCGAAGCACCTGAACGTGACGCTGACGCGCGCGAAGCTCGAGCAGCTGGTGGATCATCTGATCGAGCGCAGCGTCGAGCCGGTTCGCAACTGTCTGAAGGACGCCGGGCTATCGTTCTCGGACATTGACGAGGTGGTGCTGGTGGGCGGGATGACGCGCATGCCGAAGGTGCAGGAGCGCGTGAAGGCGCTGTTCGGCCGCGACCCGCACAAGGGCGTCAACCCCGACGAGGTGGTGGCGGTTGGCGCGGCGATCCAGGGCGGTGTGCTGAAGGGCGAGGTGAAGGACGTCCTGCTGCTTGACGTCACGCCGCTGACGCTCGGCATCGAAACGCTGGGCGGTGTGTTCACGCCGTTGATCGAGCGGAACACCACGATCCCAACGCGCAAGAGCCAGATCTTCAGCACCGCGGCCGACGGTCAGACGACCGTCGAGATCCACGTGCTGCAGGGCGAGCGCAAGATGGCGGCGGACAACAAGACGATCGGGCGGTTCCTACTGGACGGCATTCCGCCGGCACCGCGCGGTGTGCCGCAGATCGAGGTGACCTTCGATATTGACGCGAACGGCATCCTGAACGTGTCCGCGAAGGATCTCGGCACCGGCAAGGAGCAGAAAATCACGATCACCGCCTCCAGCGGGCTCGATAAGGCGGAGATCGAGCGGCTGGTGCGCGAGGCGGAAGCGCACGCTGCGGAGGACCAGCGTCGGCGCGAAGAAGTCGAGACGCGCAACCAGGCGGACTCGCTGGCGTACTCGACCGAGAAGGCGCTGAAGGAGTACGGCGACAAGCTTTCGGCGGAGGCAAAACACCGCGTCGAGGATGCGGTGAAGCGACTGCGGGAGGCGATCGATCGCAAGGAGGGCACCGAGGCACTCCGGCGCGCGATGGAGGAGGTGAACCGGCAGATGCAAGCCGCCTCGACGGAGCTCTACTCGCAGGCGCGGCGCACCGGCGCCAGCGGCGGCGCAGCGGGCTCCGGTGGCGCCTCGGGCGGCGGCGCCAGCGCCGGTCGGCGAGAGCGCGACGACGGCGTCATCGACGCGGACTTTACGATGGTGGACGACAAGAAGCCGTAG
- the groES gene encoding co-chaperone GroES produces the protein MKIQPLADRVLVEPIEEAEQKKGGIIIPDTAKEKPTTGKVIAIGTGKIDEKGNKIPFNVKVGDKVLMPKYGGTEVKLDDKEYQIIREEDILGIVKD, from the coding sequence ATGAAGATTCAACCGCTGGCGGATCGGGTTCTGGTGGAACCGATCGAGGAGGCGGAGCAGAAGAAGGGTGGGATCATCATCCCGGACACCGCCAAGGAGAAGCCGACCACCGGTAAAGTTATTGCGATCGGTACCGGCAAGATTGACGAGAAGGGCAACAAGATCCCCTTCAATGTCAAGGTCGGCGACAAGGTGCTGATGCCGAAGTACGGCGGCACCGAAGTGAAACTGGACGACAAGGAGTACCAGATCATCCGCGAGGAGGACATCCTCGGGATCGTGAAGGACTGA